TTACTTATTCATAGATGAAAGCAAATTAAATGAAGAAATAATAAATGAATTAAAAACAGAAAATGTAATAATAAAAAAATACGATGATATATATGAATTTGTTAAAACTATGGATAAAACAGAAAAAGTGTTATTAGATGATGGAAAAGTTAGCTACTCAATATATAATAATTTACCAAACGAAGTTCAAAAAATAAAAGAGCCTAATCCTACAATGAACTTTAAAGCTGTAAAAAATAATACTGAATTAGAAAACGTTAGAAATAGTCACTTAAAAGATGGAGTAGCATTTACTAAATTTATGTATTGGCTAAAGAATAATATAGGAAAGATAGAAATATCTGAAATAAGTGCATCAGAAAAATTAGAAGAGTTAAGACGTGCCCAAGAAGGATTTATAGAGCCAAGTTTTGCAACTATAGCTGGATATAGAGAACATGCAGCTATGATGCACTATAGCGCTACACCTGAAAGTGATTATAAATTAGAAGCTAGTGATTTATTTTTAATAGATTCAGGTGGTCAATATTTTGATGGAACAACAGATATAACAAGAACTATTGCTTTAGGGGAAGTAAATAGTGAGCTAAAGACGCATTTTACTGCAGTTCTTAGGGGAATGATAAATTTATCTATGGCTAAGTTCTTATACGGAGCAAAAGGATATAACCTAGATATATTAGCAAGAAGACCAATGTGGAATGTAGGTTTAGATTACAAATGTGGAACAGGTCATGGTGTAGGTTTCTTAGGAACTATACATGAATCTCCAAATGGATTTAGATGGAAAATAGCTCCTAACAGATTAGAAACAGCTACGTTAGAAGAAGGTATGGTAACAACTAATGAGCCTGGAATATATATTGAAGGTTCTCATGGAATAAGAATCGAAAATGAACTTATAACTAAAAAAGCAGAAAAAAATGAATATGGTCAATTTATGGAATTTGAAGTGGTAACATTTGCACCTATAGATTTAGATGCAATAAATGTTGATGATTTAAATAAAGAAGAAAGAGATTATTTAAATAATTACCACAGATTAGTTTATGAAAAAATATCTCCATATTTAAGTGAAGAAGAAAATATATGGTTAAAAAAATATACTAGGGGAGTATAGAGTAAAAGTATAATAAGGTAGCTTTTTAAATGCAAAGCTACCTTAAATATAAAATTAAACATTTAAGGGGGACTTAAGATGGCAAATACAACATCTGCACCTGCAAAACATCCTAAGGGGTTATATGTTTGTGGGTTAACATTCACGTTTGAAAGATTCGCATACTATGGGTCTAAAACGTTATTATTACTATTCTTATCATATTCGATAGCTCAGGGTGGACTAGGAATAGACAATGCTGATGCAGCAGCTATAGCAGCAAACTTAGCAGCATTCACTTATTTAGCACCGATATTTGGGGGAATGATATGTGATAGATGGATAGGAGCTAGATATTGTGTAATTATAGGATCGATTATAATGGCGGCAGGATATGCATTAGGTTATTTTGCAACAAGTGTAATTTGGGTTCATGCAATGATAATTTTAATATCAATAGGAACTGGTTTCTTTAAAGGTAATTTAAATGCACTAGTTGGGGAGTTATATGATGATAATACTAGAAAAGATGCAGCCTTTTCTTTATTATATACATTTGTTAACTTAGGATCATTTATAGGATCATTAACTATAGGTATATTATACACTAAAACTTTTGCAGTTATAGAAAATGGACATGTTGTTGAATATGGATTTAGACAATGTTTCATGATAGCTGCAATAGCTACTTTACTTGGTGGATTATTATTTACATGTACTATGAAGTTTTTAGGGGAAGCTGGTAAATATCCTCAAAAAATGCTTGATAAACATGCTGGGGACACTAAAGGAGAAAAATCACCAGATAGACCTTTAACTAAGAAAGA
The nucleotide sequence above comes from Paraclostridium bifermentans. Encoded proteins:
- a CDS encoding peptide MFS transporter encodes the protein MANTTSAPAKHPKGLYVCGLTFTFERFAYYGSKTLLLLFLSYSIAQGGLGIDNADAAAIAANLAAFTYLAPIFGGMICDRWIGARYCVIIGSIIMAAGYALGYFATSVIWVHAMIILISIGTGFFKGNLNALVGELYDDNTRKDAAFSLLYTFVNLGSFIGSLTIGILYTKTFAVIENGHVVEYGFRQCFMIAAIATLLGGLLFTCTMKFLGEAGKYPQKMLDKHAGDTKGEKSPDRPLTKKEKDRVKVIFILSFFSIFFWVFYNQAGSSLTLYMKDYVDMYVGSFEIPVMWIETSLNGFLCVVLGPIMAAIWTMLSKREKGDLSMAQKIALGYVFLAVAFGFVIAAELSRGVGSAATVKTSVIWLMLFVLFQTIGEMCFSPLGNSLVSKIAPAKYLSLLMGVWACATFFANKAAGYVQMIIEKMGLMQTFISIPVILVVGTFILLAFNKKLTAMIGTDDDEKITA
- a CDS encoding aminopeptidase P family protein, whose amino-acid sequence is MISGRLESLRKYMGEYKIDAYIIPSSDNHQSEYVGDYFKSRAYISGFTGSAGTLVVTMDEAGLWTDGRYFIQAENQLKNTGIKLFKMGEEGVPTTQEFICDKLSKGSTLGFDGRLISANEVKSLEEKLKEKNVSIKYEYDLVDKVWNDRPSLSKEKAFLLKVNYAGETFSSKLERLRETMKEKNVTSHIITTLDDIAWLFNIRGRDVKYTPVVLSYAIITLDEVYLFIDESKLNEEIINELKTENVIIKKYDDIYEFVKTMDKTEKVLLDDGKVSYSIYNNLPNEVQKIKEPNPTMNFKAVKNNTELENVRNSHLKDGVAFTKFMYWLKNNIGKIEISEISASEKLEELRRAQEGFIEPSFATIAGYREHAAMMHYSATPESDYKLEASDLFLIDSGGQYFDGTTDITRTIALGEVNSELKTHFTAVLRGMINLSMAKFLYGAKGYNLDILARRPMWNVGLDYKCGTGHGVGFLGTIHESPNGFRWKIAPNRLETATLEEGMVTTNEPGIYIEGSHGIRIENELITKKAEKNEYGQFMEFEVVTFAPIDLDAINVDDLNKEERDYLNNYHRLVYEKISPYLSEEENIWLKKYTRGV